ctgttagctacggatcagtaccaggtcccagtcaaACATTAACTGATGAGGTGCCGTATGGACTAACGGTTATGTCGCGCGTCCTGTCTACAGAGGCTGCAGTTCGTGGCGGCCGTGGGTTTGGGTCCGagctcggccctttgctgcatgtaatcccctcctctctcttctcaacatttccctgtctctctttcgTTATCCTCTCTgatttaaggtaaaaaaaagggcagttgtggggcgcgctggtggagCAATAGTTAGGGTGCACGTCctatgtgttgagactctcgtctcgagcagtaggcccgggttcacctccacccgtggcccccttccgcatgtcattccccgctctctctccctggtttccaactctatccactgtcctctctctgcattaaaggcacgaaaagcccccaaaaaaggGCAGTTGAACAAATTGGAACGATTCTAAAATGTTTGCACCCGTTAGGCATAAAGAACCCCAAACATGTAAGAGGTTGAAAAACAGAAGACTCTCTTTAAAGCCAGATGTCTTCATGAACATTAAAGCTTGGAAACACTTGATGAGGTCTGCATTGATTTATCGACTCTGTCTTGGCTTGCAAGCAGCCAAATGCAGCCAAACATTGTTACAAATATTGGTTATCAGCAAGTACAATCCAGAAATATTGACGTGAGTATATACATTTACCTCTGCTGTAGAGGGCAGAATCTCATTACCGAGAGCAACATGTTGTACGGCCCGAGTGCTCATTGGTTCTGTCAGTATGAGCTCATTAGtatggagaggatggaggacAGGAGGGCTCACTTTCTGCTTCAgctaaaagaaacaaacatttacctTCTCTTCAATTACCTCTTCCACTGAATCCAATCTGACTGAAATTGACACGAAAGCTTGCTCCGTATCTGCTCTCATGGAAATGTTAATATTGGGGAGCAAAGAGAGGCACTCAGGCTTGCCGAGGTTGAACCGGTCTGAGCAAACCAATCGATCTTTACTGAAAGGAGGGGAGCGGTGATTGGACTCGGctggtcatgttttttttgttttttttgtccagtttGATAAAAAGAAACAGGCTGCAGCTGAAACTTCAGGAAAGAAAGACTATTATAAAATCACCAAAACTTGGAATAGAAATCACTTTGGATGTTTTGCTGTTGGTTTTTCACCAAGGCCATAAGATacttttttgtaggttttgATGTGATACATCCCACCAATTTTGATGCATGTGGGGGCAAGCTGCTTCAGGggctgatttttgttttaactctgcaggacactgaagagacaatTTGccaacatcatgatgcagatccAGGCTGGACTACTGCAACTCACTTGTAATTGGGATGCCTAGCAAGAGCCTCCAAAAGCTTGGGGGAGAATAGGTCTAAAACTGAGTGTGCGAAAAAAATATGATCACATCAcatggctgtggctcagttggtagagtcagtcgtctctcaacaggaaggttgggggttatatccccagctcctgcagccacatgtcctatgtgtccttggtcaagacacttaaacccagatttctcccgctgctttgtcagcaacgtatgaatggatgagttaatactgatggactctttactcagcagcctctaccatcagtgtgtgaatgtgtagcggtgtaaaagcgctttgagtagtcagaagacaagaaaataaatatacaagttcaagtccattacACCCATCCTCCACAACCACCACTGGATTCCCGTTCACCCCAGCATCGAATAAAACTCTCCCTGCTGACCCATCAATGCATCCGTGGAAATGCCCCAACCTGCCTCAAGGACCTGCTCACCCCTCAAAACAGCCACAAGAAAGATCCGCTCCACCAACACCAACCGTCCCCAGTCCACCCAGTCTCCCCAGAACACACAATAGGTGATAGGCCTCACAGACCACCTGAGGGCGCAACAGACTTTCCTTTAAAGAAAAGCCTTCTTAATGCTTCCATCATCGCGTTTATTCtcttgtttttgaatttttctgcTCTTGATCATGTTTCCTTGATTCTGCAGCTCTTTGAGATttgtatgaaaatgaaaagttatACTTTATTAAAGATTTTACAGATATGAAAACTATCTGTAACTCAGACTGACTGAGTATAAACTGACCTGCTTTGAAACAGTTTGACGAGGTCTCTAAATATCCCATTAGTCGTGTTTACGTCTTCATATATGAGACTTCCCATTCTTTCAACACATCAGCGTCACAGTGTCATGAAATATCAGGACCCCGAGAAGATACTGCAGGAAACTGGATCTtttctgaagaaagaaccacgCTGACCTGCAGGAAATTGTCGCTTTAGTGGAAATGTCTTTGTTCCCCTTTCATCTTTTTCACGCAGGCGGGCGGCTCCTGATACAACCTTTCAGAATAATCATTTCAACCACAGCCTCATTTAAATCCAATTACAAATGTAATACtgtaaattaaagactttaatctcctaaatgtacgactttaatctcaaaattgtAGACAATTTTTTTCTGTAACGTTGCCCTAATATACTCCATCGTATGATAACATATAGAACACAAAGTATTAGTATGAACACAATTAGTCAAAgctgttttatgtttctttaaCCGACAGCATCTCCCAACAAAATAtagcaaaacacacaaaaaaagtccaACAAGTTAACTAAATTTACCTCAGCCTGGTACCTGAGCACATGTCAGAATCTGAATCAGATTTatgaatcagatttatttaatttatgaaTCCAGGTAGAAATGTGGTCATTAGAGAAGCTCTTAACACAATATAGAAGcaggaaatatagaaatataaacaGAGTAAGCTATAAGTACCAAAGTGCAGAGTAAATGAAGACATAATAAGCTTTGTACAAGCCCAGGGAATCTCATATACAGTTAGACATGCGTATTAGAGCAGAAAATTAACGACAGTGCAGGTAGACTAAAAATTTAAATCAGAAATATACAGTGtccatttaaatacaaaaatcaaAATAGATAAAAATAGGAGacataagtggacagtgatcagactatttatttatttaaatagggacagtgcacattaatgaacatgaCCATGTTAATTTGCCAGATTATTGCCACAGGCTAATTTCCACctgtagtcccttggcaggttggtggtaaACAGGTAAACAAAGTAACATAAACCCAAGATGACAAGCAAAACCAATACAACAAGTAATgactaaacaacaacatataCCTGTGGAATCTtatattctttatacttttatgtttgctcattaactgatccaatgcattacacatagcattacaCATATCACGTATACATGCACCGTGTCCTTATATgaccactgcaacacacaaaccTTGCACGATACTCACCTCACCACAGGTGTTTTATCTCACGTACACAGACTCAACAACAGCTCCTTATAAGgactattttttaaactctcaagGACAAGTTACTGCtacattcacatatttatacactGACCACAAGGTGCTGACACAGATAAAGCTGCACCTGTTTCTTTGATTCTCCTCTGTAAGTTTCGATCACACTATATGCTCAAGTATATAAAGATTGTACGCCCCAAGAGCGGGCAGAGAACTTACTTTGTGTATCCTGTACGCATAGCTGAACTTCTCTCCATGCTGCATGTAATAAACTGGGTGACTTAGCAACTCAACAGTTTCTGAAAGTCTCTTTTATTTGCTCTCGTCCCAAGGTTCGGAgggttttctctttctgctgattttctgcaggCACAGTTCTACCACAATTACATggcgacgaggatgggattcctAACATCAACCGGGTAGTTTCCTCCGAAACAACTTCTCCACCCAAATCAACTGAGGAATAGGTAAGTCAAACACCTTTTCTAAAGGTGTACTGTACTCCCTCAGAGACGTCTGAGGGAgtacagtgaaaacagaaattaaGCAAAGAATTGCAAAAACAAGGATAAAGTAAAATGGCTATGCTGaagtgataaaataaaacaaacaaataaaaggaaCAATGGGAAAATCAACCAGTAAACTGAAGCCTGATGGCGAAGGTAATACTCCGGATAGATCAATCttaatgcaaataaaaacagggtACCCTGACATAAATTGGTTTAAAATTTTCAAACGTTGgaacaaagaaacaggaaaagaatGGCCGGTACTGGGCACTTGCGACCCAAAGAAATGCGCAAAAGTggataaaatgttgaaagaaaagtGGTGGGGAAAAGATGGCAAAGGAAAAGCAGGACCAAAGAAGAGTGAAGACCTCCATTGGGGGCTTGTGAAAGGTCATGttgaaaagaaagcagcagTAAGTAGGGAGAGAACAGCGCTGAAAACAGCGGCTGAAATGTAAACTAAGACACAGAAATaagggaaagaaagacaaacgTAAACAATATTCTGGTGCTGTAAAACAAATGATTGTGCAACAGCCTCAGCAGGCTGCCCCTACCcaaccctcctctctctcacagacacaGTTTTTATCTCCAGCTCCCACACAGTGGCCAGTTTATCACCCCTTTCCAGCAGCTCAAGGAACCAACCCCTTTCACAGTCGAGAGCCACCCCAAGGTCAACAGGTAAGACCAGATCAATGTCTGTACTGTGGCCAAAGTGGACATTGGGCCAAAGACTGTAGATTGAAGGCCAGCCAACGAGGGCGTGGCCGAGGAGGAGCCCCAGGTTTAAACAAACCCGCCTACAGAAGTAACTGGGTTCCTCCtagaggagggggcggaggtAGAGGCATGAATAGACAGCAAATGGGTTCCCCTGGTGGACCATTCCTGCACCCACAATAGGCCAGCGAGGCTCCACACCTAGGCTCACAGGGAAGTAAGCCAcccacacttacacaaacactAATTCCCCTTTTATTAgctcctctttctgtttctccagaTCCGAAGGCAGTGATGGAAATAAACAGGACCTCAACTGAGATGCTAGTAGACACTGGGGCTACTGTTTCTACCCTGACTCCCTCTGATGCAGCTGCTGCTAATGTTGCACCCACCACAGAAACCCTAAGTACCATAGGAGTGGCTGGAATTACGCAACAAAATTATGTCTCACAACCTGCTGCAGTGTCTTTTCAGGGTCAAAATCTGGAGCACTCTTTTCTACTTATGGGCGACAACTCACCAGTAAGTTTAATGGGAAGAGATTTATTAGGTAAGTTAAAAGCCACTTTGGTATGCCATGCTAATTCTGTTGAATTACAGCTCCCTCCAACTTCCCAGATGTCCATGACAGTTAACCAGCCTGGACTTTTCTACAGCCTAATGTATAATGACTTTCAGTCAGATATTATTATAAGAAGCATGGTGCCTTTTACATTTGATCTATTGCAGGAGTTTCTCTCAGACAGCCCAGACCTCCCTGATGTTTCCTCAGCTTGTGTCCCTCCACACCGCATGCACTGGACTTTGCACGTTGACCCTACAGGACGAGACCTTGAGTATTTCCATCATTTTTCTCCCTTCTTAGGACAGGCCTGTAGTGTTTTTGCGTGCACCATTTTGTTGTGTAAGCAGGGGGGTGCCCTATTGACACATCAATTGGGCCCAGTAGCCTCCAGCTTGTTCCAGCAACCTGACTCCGCCCCACACCTGACTCTCTACACCTGTGAAGGTTACGAGCCTAAAGACTTAGGTCCCATAGCAAAGACCTTACAGACTCTGACTCCAACCATCTCACATTTGTACCAAGGAATGGTGTACTCCCACTATGAGGGCGTGGCATGGACAGTGACAGTAGATGACTCATGGTTAGCTGATGACGAAGATCCTGTATGCACCATTTCACCTTTTAAGACCACTGACATGTCTCACCCTCTTTCTCTGTTCTCAGTTTCTGTTCCTCCTCAGTCCCCTGCCACAGCGGGAGTCCCAGACACATTGTGGTCTCAGTACTCTAATGAGTGTGGCCTAATGTTGTCTCATCCTCCTGTGTCAATTCCTGTAAAATCAGGTCTTGCTCCCAGAAAACAGCAGTACCCCCTCTCACAGGCCTCTCTGGAAGGCATTAAGCCTGTCATCGCTACCCTTTTAGACCAAGGAGTTTTGGTGCCGTGTCAGAGCCCCTGTAACACCCCTATTCTACCCGTTAAGAAACCTAACTCCCCTGACTGGCGGTTTGTTCAAGATCTCCGCCTGATTAATGACTATGTGGCTCCCATGACTCCTGTAGTACCCAGCCCCACCACCATCCTAACCTCTATTCCTCCCTCTACTCAGTGGTACTCTGTTGTTGacctctgttctgcttttttcaGCATCCCTGTCTCCCCAGAGTCCCAGTACCTGTTTGCTTTCACCTACGGTGGGCATCAGTACACGTGGACTCGCCTCCCACAAGGTTTTATTCACAGCCCCACTCTTTTTGCCCGAGCTCTTCTTACAGATCTAGCTGACGTTCAACTCCCTGGAGGCAGTGCCTTGATCCAGTACGTGGACGACCTGTTGGTAGCCAGCCCCACCAAAGAGGCATGCGAAACGGACACAAGAGCTCTGTTGTTGTCATTGGCTGAGAAGGGACACAAGGCCAGCGCCACGAAAACCCAGCTGGTGCAACAAGAAGTGATCTACCTGGGCCATGTTCTCAAAGGTAACACCCGCCAAGTCAGTAGTAAacgtgtttctgctgttttgaaCATTCCAAAACCCCACACCAAGAAGCAGCTGAAGTCGTTCCTAGGCATCCTCGGGTACTCCAGACCATGGATCATGGACTTTGCCCCTCGAGCCAGGCCCCTTCAAGACATGCTCCTGCAGGCAGCTCCTGAGCACCTCCAATGGACGGAGGATGCAGAGACAGCGTTCACTGACTTAAAACAAGCACTTTCACAGGCCCCGGCGCTGGGTCTCCCTGATTACAGCAAACCTTTCCAGCTGTACGTTCACGAACGCAATGGGTTTGCCTCTGGTGTTCTCACTCAACAACATGGCTCTAACAAACGCCCAGTAGGTTACTATTCCACTCGCCTTGACAACACTGAGCTGGGTTTGCCCCCGTGTCTCCGAGCTGTGGCGGTTGCTGCTTTCATGGTAAGAACCGTGTCTGACCTGGTATTGGACTCTCAGTGTAAACTTTATGTTCCCCATGCAGTGAGTGCTCTGCTTACCAGAGCCAGCACACAACGCCTTTCCGCAGCCAGACAAAGTCATTATGAATTGTTGCTGCTGTCTATGCCTAATCTTACTATTCACAGATCTCCAACTCTCgatccctcttctctccttcctaCTGCTGCTGACGGTGAGCCCCATGACTGCCAGGCGACGGTAACAATGACCTACACCATTCGTGAAGATCTCTTTGACACCCCTTTGTCTAACCCTGACCTTACCCTGTTCACTGACGGCAGCTCTTCTAGAAACCTGCAGGGCACCCTTGATTCAGGTTGGGCTGTAGTTTCTCCCACTGGCACCATTCTTACAGGTAAACTACCAGACCACTTCTCTGCTCAACAGGCGGAGCTAGTGGCTCTCACTCAGGCATGTATCTATGCAAAGAATAAATCTGTTAACATCTACACTGACTCTCGGTATGCTTTAGGTGTCTGCCTTGATTTTGGTGGAATCTGGAGACATCGTGATTTCTTAACATCTGCAGGCACCCCTATTAAAAATGCTTCCCTAGTAGAGGCTCTCCTAAAAGCTCTCCTTCTTCCTTCTAAAGTTGCTATTCTCAAATGTGACGCCCATACATCTTCCAAAGATCCTGTGAGCCTCTGTAACGCAAGAGCTGATACTGCAGCAAAAGCCGCTGCGGTGTCAGGAGCCCTCGCTCCCGTGTTGGCGACCTCAACACTGGTTTCTCCCAGCCCGGATCCCTCCGTCCATGACGTAGCTGCCTTACAGTTAGCTGCCGAACCCTTGGAACGATCTCACTGGCAGACAAAATGTGTTCTtgtaaataatgtatattaCTCTGTCGACGGGCGCCCGTGTTGCCCTCAGTCGCTCCTCCCCTACCTCTTACAGATTGTTCACGGTGTGACACACGTGAACAAAGGGGGGATGGAAGCGATAATTAGACGTGTATGGTATGCAAATAATGTATCCCAGGCATGTGCTGATTTTGTACAAAGATGTGCCATTTGCCAACAACACAACGTTGGAAAGacaacaaaagtgaaacaagGTGCTCATCCTGCTCAACCAGGACCATTTTCAAATTTACAGATTGATTTTATCCAAATGCCAAAACACGGACGGTTTCAATACGTCCTGGTCATGGTGGACACATTCTCAGGATGGCCCGAAGCTTTTCCTACTGCAAAAGCAGACACAACAGCAGTATCAAAAGCCTTACTCAAAGAGTTCATTCCAAGGTTTGGTATCCCAGTATCCATTAATAGTGACAGAGGGACTCATTTTACTGGACAAATAGTGCAAGATGTTGTTACAGCACTAGGAATCAAACACCACCTGCACACACCTTACCATCCACAAAGTGCAGGGAAAGTTGAAAGGTTGAACCAGACTCTGAAACTCAACGACCTACATGGATCCACGCATCCCACTGTAAGAAGGTAACACCACCTGCTGCAACGGCTGACAAGACAGCATTAGAGCGTTGAGGAATTAGTCGACAGGAGTGTACGACGTGCTCTGCTCCTACAGCAGGCAACATGGCTCCAACTCCAACCCTCCTGCCATTGACTGAGAGGCAGCCACGCGGTCAGAAGAGATACAGGCCCAGATCATGGCATCCTTTTAGAAATCATAAAGGCCTGTGTGGCCTCCGAGGCACGACAGGTATCCTCCTAATTTTTGCTAGCATTGTGCTAGCACCTTGGTTATGGTATCAGCTGCAAGAAACTAACACTAAATCTGTAACCACTCCCACTAAACCCTCTCTCACCAACTCTACAGCACCCGATGTTAACACCACTTTTTCTCCACAGCAACAACCACGTGAAAGACGGTCTGTATCCTCTACCACTGTCTCTTGTTTCACACCTTCTCCCAAACAAACTCATAAGACCATTCCTCCTAGAAATCAGACCTCTAGCAGGCCTGACCTCCCTTAGTGAAGAAATGGCTGAAAACTCAGGTATAGATAACCCTTTCTCCTCAT
This portion of the Labrus bergylta chromosome 22, fLabBer1.1, whole genome shotgun sequence genome encodes:
- the LOC136177462 gene encoding uncharacterized protein, whose product is MEINRTSTEMLVDTGATVSTLTPSDAAAANVAPTTETLSTIGVAGITQQNYVSQPAAVSFQGQNLEHSFLLMGDNSPVSLMGRDLLGKLKATLVCHANSVELQLPPTSQMSMTVNQPGLFYSLMYNDFQSDIIIRSMVPFTFDLLQEFLSDSPDLPDVSSACVPPHRMHWTLHVDPTGRDLEYFHHFSPFLGQACSVFACTILLCKQGGALLTHQLGPVASSLFQQPDSAPHLTLYTCEGYEPKDLGPIAKTLQTLTPTISHLYQGMVYSHYEGVAWTVTVDDSWLADDEDPVCTISPFKTTDMSHPLSLFSVSVPPQSPATAGVPDTLWSQYSNECGLMLSHPPVSIPVKSGLAPRKQQYPLSQASLEGIKPVIATLLDQGVLVPCQSPCNTPILPVKKPNSPDWRFVQDLRLINDYVAPMTPVVPSPTTILTSIPPSTQWYSVVDLCSAFFSIPVSPESQYLFAFTYGGHQYTWTRLPQGFIHSPTLFARALLTDLADVQLPGGSALIQYVDDLLVASPTKEACETDTRALLLSLAEKGHKASATKTQLVQQEVIYLGHVLKGNTRQVSSKRVSAVLNIPKPHTKKQLKSFLGILGYSRPWIMDFAPRARPLQDMLLQAAPEHLQWTEDAETAFTDLKQALSQAPALGLPDYSKPFQLYVHERNGFASGVLTQQHGSNKRPVGYYSTRLDNTELGLPPCLRAVAVAAFMVRTVSDLVLDSQCKLYVPHAVSALLTRASTQRLSAARQSHYELLLLSMPNLTIHRSPTLDPSSLLPTAADALLETCRAPLIQVGL